In Paracoccaceae bacterium Fryx2, a single genomic region encodes these proteins:
- a CDS encoding phosphotransferase: MSDRAALSRDFLARSGWGDADRAFLAGDASDRSYDRLRRGGQTAVLMDAPPGKGDDPAVFLRIAAHLRGLGLSAPEVLAQDLAHGFLLLEDLGDALYARLIPADPAAEMPLYAAATDVLVHLQAHPAPDGLPDLSAGDWARAADFALDWYRHAITGDRCDTGPLVATLADLLATYADGPRVMILRDYHAENLLWLPGSEGLRRVGLLDFQLGQMGQPGYDLVSLLQDARRDVSPETGAAMMARFTTATGADPESFARACAVLGAQRALRILGIFARLCLKDGKPQYLRLIPRVWGQLQQNLAHPALAPLRTICDRLLPEPTPDRLERIGRQCGTTPKP, translated from the coding sequence ATGTCTGACCGCGCCGCCCTGTCGCGGGATTTCCTCGCCCGCTCCGGCTGGGGCGATGCGGATCGCGCCTTCCTTGCGGGCGATGCCTCCGACCGGTCTTACGACCGGCTGCGGCGCGGAGGACAGACCGCCGTGCTGATGGATGCCCCGCCGGGCAAGGGCGACGACCCCGCCGTCTTCCTGCGGATCGCGGCCCATCTGCGCGGCCTCGGCCTGTCGGCGCCAGAGGTGCTGGCGCAGGATCTGGCGCATGGCTTCCTGCTGCTGGAGGACCTGGGCGATGCCCTTTATGCCCGGCTGATCCCTGCCGATCCGGCAGCCGAGATGCCGCTTTACGCCGCCGCAACCGATGTGCTTGTGCATCTTCAGGCGCATCCCGCCCCCGACGGCCTGCCCGACCTTTCGGCAGGGGACTGGGCGCGCGCGGCGGATTTCGCGCTGGACTGGTATCGCCATGCCATCACCGGCGACCGCTGCGATACCGGGCCCTTGGTCGCCACGCTGGCCGACCTGCTTGCCACTTACGCCGACGGCCCGCGCGTGATGATCCTGCGCGATTACCACGCCGAGAACCTGCTCTGGCTCCCTGGGAGCGAGGGGCTGCGGCGGGTCGGCCTGCTCGATTTCCAGCTGGGGCAGATGGGCCAGCCGGGCTACGATCTGGTCTCGCTGTTGCAGGACGCGCGCCGCGACGTGTCGCCGGAAACCGGGGCCGCGATGATGGCGCGGTTCACCACGGCGACCGGGGCCGACCCCGAAAGCTTCGCCCGCGCCTGTGCCGTGCTTGGCGCCCAGCGCGCCCTGCGCATTCTGGGCATCTTTGCCCGGCTGTGCCTGAAGGACGGCAAGCCGCAATACCTGCGGCTGATCCCGCGCGTCTGGGGCCAGTTGCAGCAGAACCTCGCGCATCCCGCGCTGGCCCCGTTGCGCACGATCTGCGACAGGCTGTTGCCGGAGCCCACCCCCGACCGGCTGGAAAGGATCGGCAGGCAATGCGGAACGACCCCGAAGCCCTGA
- a CDS encoding nucleotidyltransferase family protein, with product MRNDPEALMLFAAGFGTRMGALTADRPKPLIPVAGRALIDHALALADAAGITRKVVNLHYLPDRLAAHLAARPDVALSWERDRILDTGGGLRAALPLLGDGPVLTLNTDAVWTGQNPLTQLRAAWDGARMDALLLVLPVGAAQGHPARADFTLDGQGRIARADGAEGLVYLGAQIIRPDLLAGFAEASFSLNLLWDRLIGQGRAYGLIHHGGWCDVGRPEGIADAEALLAADV from the coding sequence ATGCGGAACGACCCCGAAGCCCTGATGCTGTTCGCCGCCGGTTTCGGCACCCGGATGGGTGCGCTGACCGCAGACCGGCCGAAGCCGCTGATCCCGGTGGCCGGGCGGGCACTGATCGACCATGCGCTGGCGCTGGCCGATGCGGCGGGCATCACGCGCAAGGTGGTCAACCTGCACTACCTGCCCGACCGGCTTGCCGCCCACCTTGCCGCCCGCCCCGATGTCGCCCTGTCCTGGGAGCGTGACCGGATCCTCGATACCGGCGGCGGTTTGCGGGCGGCGCTGCCGCTGCTGGGCGACGGCCCGGTGCTCACGCTGAACACCGATGCGGTCTGGACGGGGCAGAACCCGCTGACACAACTCCGCGCCGCCTGGGATGGCGCGCGGATGGATGCGCTGCTGCTGGTCTTGCCGGTGGGCGCGGCGCAGGGGCACCCCGCCCGCGCCGACTTCACGCTCGACGGGCAGGGCCGGATTGCGCGGGCCGATGGGGCCGAGGGCTTGGTGTATCTTGGCGCGCAGATCATCCGCCCCGACCTGCTGGCGGGGTTTGCCGAGGCCAGCTTCTCGCTCAACCTGCTGTGGGACCGGCTGATCGGGCAAGGCCGGGCCTACGGGCTTATCCATCACGGCGGCTGGTGCGATGTCGGCCGCCCCGAAGGCATCGCGGATGCCGAAGCCCTGCTGGCTGCCGATGTTTGA